A window from Scleropages formosus chromosome 17, fSclFor1.1, whole genome shotgun sequence encodes these proteins:
- the LOC108938045 gene encoding beta-crystallin B1-like, with amino-acid sequence MSQTAKATASQGTDAKEKGAPAPSSKATKTGDPSMGNYRIMLFEQENFQGRMMEIQNECVNTTEIGLDRVRSIHVECGPWVAFEQTNFRGEMFILEKGEYPRWDTWSNSYRSDCLMSLRPIRMDNQEHKICLYEMSDFEGNKMEIQEDDVPTLWAHGFCDRVGSVRVPGGAWVGYQYPGYRGYQYLFECGEYRHYNEFCAFQPQIQSMRRVRDMQFHQRGCFTFTE; translated from the exons ATGTCTCAGACTGCCAAGGCCACAGCCAGTCAGGGCACCGATGCCAAGGAAAAGGGTGCCCCTGCCCCAAGCAGTAAGGCCACCAAGACCGGAGACCCCAGCATGGGCAACTACAGA ATCATGCTGTTTGAGCAGGAGAACTTCCAAGGCAGGATGATGGAGATtcagaatgagtgtgtgaacaCAACCGAAATCGGTCTGGACCGCGTGCGCAGTATCCATGTGGAATGTGGCCC ctgggTTGCCTTTGAGCAGACCAACTTCCGTGGTGAGATGTTCATCCTGGAGAAGGGGGAGTATCCTCGCTGGGACACCTGGTCCAACAGCTACCGCAGTGACTGCCTCATGTCCCTCCGGCCCATTCGCATG GACAACCAGGAGCACAAGATCTGCCTGTACGAAATGTCTGACTTTGAGGGCAACAAGATGGAAATCCAGGAGGATGATGTGCCCACCCTCTGGGCACATGGCTTCTGTGATAGGGTGGGCAGCGTGAGGGTTCCCGGAGGAGC GTGGGTGGGCTACCAGTACCCCGGATACAGGGGCTACCAGTACCTGTTTGAGTGTGGCGAATACAGACACTACAACGAGTTTTGTGCCTTCCAGCCTCAGATCCAGTCCATGCGCCGTGTGAGGGACATGCAGTTCCACCAGCGTGGCTGCTTCACCTTCACCGAGTGA